Within Labilithrix sp., the genomic segment CGGAGGCGAACTGGAAGGGCCCGATCCTCCTCGACGCCCCCGCGCGCCGGCTCTTCCGCGCGACGACGTTCATCGGCCAGAAGCGCGCGGCGGTGCTGAGCGACTACCTCTATCGCGGGATGGTCGTCACCCCGTACGTCGTCGACAACTTCATCGCCGCGCTCGGCGTGCACCAGAACGCCGACGTCGCGCTCCAGATGACGTTGATCGACATGCAGTCGCTCGGCCTCTCCGGCGTCATCACGCTCGGCCTCCAGCACATGATCGGACGGCAGCGCCCGTACGTCTCCGGCTGCAAGACGGCGGACGGGACCGACGACGCCGGCTTCAGCTACTGCGGCGGAGCCGACGACTTCAAGAGCTTCTGGAGCGGACACACCGCCGCGATGTTCACGATGGCGGGGCTCACCTGCGTGCACCACCAGCACCTGCCGCTCTACGGCGGCGGCGCGCCGGACGCGCTCGCGTGCGCGGTGATGACGGGCCTCGCCGGCGTCGGCAGCGTCATGCGCGTCGTCTCCGATCGTCACTGGCTGAGCGACGTGCTCTTCGGCGGCGCGCTCGGCATGTTCAACGGCTACGTCGTGCCGCTCCTCCTCCACTACGGCGTCGGCTGGAACCGCCCCGCGATCCCGACCACGCTGCAGACCTCGTTCGGTCGCGTCGTCCCGGTCCCGCAGGTCTACGAAGGCGGCGCCGGGCTCGGCTTCTCGGTCTTTTGATCGGGGTCCGAGCCGTGCTCCATCGCGCGCGCGAGATCGGCGAGGACCTCGCCCGCGGGCCGCACGCTCGGCAGCGGCTTCTCTTCGCCGAGCAGCGGCCAGAGCGCGTCGCGGAGCGGGGTCGGGAGCACGGTCTGGAGGTACTCGAGCGCGGTCCCGCGCGCGCGCGCGTCGCCCTGGTTCAGCGCGCGGAAGCAGATCTTCACCGCCGCGCTCCCGAGCAGGATCGCGAGCTCGTTGAAGAGGTGCTCGAGGCCGCGGCTCACGCGGTCGCGCGTGACGACGTCGAGCGGCGCGAGCGCCTCGCCTTCGAGCTCGTCGTCGCCGAGCGCGTCGACGTACTCCTGCTCGCGCGCGATCTCGTTCATGATCGTCTGCACGATGCGGTCGTGCGGGATCGTGAGGCCCTCCGCGCGCTCGAGCATGCGCATGAGCGCGCGGCCCGCGGCGTAGCGGACCTCGAAGCGCACGTCTTCGAGCGCGAGGAAGAGGCCGTCGGCCGCGCGCTGCGACGGGACCTCGGCGAGGATCGGCGGGACGCGGCGGCGGACGACGAAGTCCATCTCCGGATCGATCATCGCGTCGACGAGCTGCCCCGTGATCGGCGCGCCCATGCGCCGGAGCGCGTCCTTCGCGTCGCGATGCACCTCCGCGCGCGAGAGGAGCAAGATCGCCGGCCCCGCCGCGGCGCGATCGGAGCGCTCGAGCCTCCGCAGCGCGGCGCGCGCGCGCTCGACGTCGGCGCCGAAGAGGTCCGCCACCACCGCGACGAGCGCGGCCGGATCGGTGAGCGCGGCGTGGGCGAGCCCGCGGTCGTCGGGGCGCGGATCGATCGCCGCGACCCGGCCGAGGAGGACGTCGCGATCGCGCTCGGTCTCGGGCGGGACCGACGGCGGCGCGGCGTCGAGCTTCGCCGCCGCGTCGTCGCGCAAGCTCTGCTCGAGCGCGGCGACGTAGTTGCGGTGGAGGCGGCGCACGAGCGGCAGCGTCGCGAGCGCGGCGGCGACGGCGAGCCCGAGCAGGATCGCCTGCGACCGCGGGTGCGTCGGCGAGATGAAGTAGACCGCGCCCATCGTCACGAGCGCGCCGGCGATCGTGCCCGTGCGATCGAAGCCGACGTCGATGAGCGCCTTCGTCGCGCGTTTGTGGAGCTCGGGGATCGGCGTGTAGAGGAGCTCGTACGCCGAGCGGAAGAGCGTGTTGCGATGGATCATCTCCGCGCCGCGCAGGATCGCGGTGCTGACGAGGCCGGGGACGGCGAGCCCGAGCGCGCCGCCGAGCAGGACGACGCCGGGGAGGACGCCGAGGTGCACCGCGAGGTTCACCTTCTCCATCGCGACGCGCCCGAACACGACCTGGAGGACGAGCGAGAGCACGCTGACGCCGAGGCCGAAGAGCGAGAAGAACGCGAGCAGCGCCGGCCCACGACCGAGCTCGGCGACCGCCTGCACCCCGAGGACGTAGTCGAGGAGCGACGACAACGCGGCCCCCGCCCCGACGAGGAGCGCGAGGTTCCGCAGGAACGGCTCCTCCCAAACGAGCCGCATCGCCGCAACCCCCGGCGCCGGGGCCGGGGCCCCAGAAGCGGCCGCGAATGCGGGCGCGAAGCGCCCCGAGCGCTCCGCGCGAGGGCCGTGTCTGGGGTGGGGTGTCGGGGCGAAGCCCCGACGTTGACAGACAAGCACCGCGCCGAAGCAGAGGACGTTGATCCCGGCGAGGAAGAGGATCGCGCTCGGGACGCTCACGAGCGTCGACGCGCGCCACGCCGCGAGGCCGCCGAGGACGCCGCCGAGCGTGCCGCCGCCGGCGATGCGCGCCACCTCGCGCTTCGCGGCGTGCGGATCGAAGCGCTCGTTGATGAGCGACCAGAAGGTGGTGAGGATCACCGGCGCGACGACGGACACGTGGAGGTAGACCGCGATCGCGCCGGCGCGCGCCGACGCGGAGTAGAGGAGCCGCTCGAGCACGAGCCCCGCCGCGCTCCCGCCGAAGAGGAGCGGCAAGAGACGCCGCGGAGAGATCCGCGTCGTCACCACCGGCAGCGCCATCACCACGGCGAGCGAGAGCACCGACGCCGCCGCCATCGCGTGCGGCAGGTGATGGACCCTGTAGCTCGATAGGAAGAGCGCGTCGCGCACGGCCTTGCCGGCGACCTGCTGCGCGATCATGCCGGTCGACGCGACCGTCGCGGCGAACGTCCCGGGGGCGAACCCACGCAAGAGCAAGCCGGGGCTCGAGCTCGAGGACGATCGGTTGTCGCGGTCGTCCAAACGCGGGACCAAGTGCACGTATCTCACGGTGCAATGTCCGTGCACGCGCCCGATCTTCGCCGCGGTTGCGTGCCGCGATAGGCTGGGCGCCGTGAAGTCTGCGCTCCGGCTCGTCCTCCTCGCGCTCGCGAGCGGTTGCTGGGAGTCGGGCACCGAGGCGCCCCCGCTCCCCGCGATCGTCTCGCCGCTCGAGGACGCCGGCGGACGCTTCCGGCCCGACGCCGAGCCGGCGGACCTCGTCGTTACGCGACCGCTCCCGACCCTCGCCGCCTACGCCGAGGTCCCGCTCTCCGGCGCCTCGCAGACGATCGATCTCGTCGACGCGCTCGGGCGGGAGCCCACCCCCGGCGCCACGCTCGTCATGGTGGTCGTGAATCGAGAGGCCCCCCGCCCGCGCTCGATCATGCTCGGCGCGCGCGCGTTCAACGTCGACACCACCCTCGATTCGCGCCCCTCCTTCGCCGCCTCGGTCTGGTCGACGACGATCGCGGAGAGGAGCCCCTCCAACGTCGTCGTCAACTGGCCCCGCGAGCTCCAGCGCGGGTACCTCGTCGCGATGGAGTGGCTCGGTCTCGACCGGCTCCATCGCGCGGTCTCGCGTCGCTCGCAGACGGAAGGCGAGGGCCCGATCCGCACCGGCGACTACGCCAGCACCAAGCCGGGCACGTTGCTCCTCGCGATCGCGGTCGCGGCTCCGCTCATCGGCAGCGGCGCGACGACGTTCACGCAGATCGTTCGCGTGAACGACAGCGTCGCCGGCCTCGCGGTCGCGTCGACCATCGCCGACGGGCTCACGAGGTACGAAGAGACGTTCGTCACGTGGCCGGGCACGACGAGCTGGGGGACGATGCTCCTCGCTTACGACGCGCTCAGTCGGTGAGCGGCGGCGGCAGCGGCGGCGGGCAGCCGTTCGTCCTCCGATCGTGCGTGCGCGGACCGTCGAGGAGCGGGCACGCGTCCTCGTAGGCGCAGATCCCGTCCCCGTCCTTGTCGACGCAGACGTCGGGCGCGTACTCGAGCACCGCGAGCACGCGCATCTTCGCGCCGCCGTCGCCGTCCGTGATCCGTCCCCCGATCGCGCTACCGAGCTGGAAGTCGTCGCCGAGGCGAACGCGTCCGCCCATCATCGCCTCGATCGGGATCGCGCGCGCGGTGAGCGCGTCCGGTCCGGAGACCGTCGCCGCGCCGTGGAGCTCGGGGCCCATCACGAAGCGATCGTTGACCTTCACCCCCGCCGAGAACGCGGCCGCGATCTGATCGCCGAGCGCGCGGCCCTCCCAGACGCCGTCGAACGGACGCACGTGGTAGGCGAGCTTCACCGCCCACGCGAGCGCCTTCGCGTCGCCGGCGAGGAGGATCCGCGGCGCGATGCGGAAGGTGCCGTCGCTCGTGAAGAGCTCGCGTCGCCCGAGCGGCGCGAAGAGCGCGAGCCCGCCCGCGCAGCGGAGCGCGTCGCCGTACGTCCCCGCGAGTCGCACGTCGGCGTCGAGCCGCAAGTCACCCGGCGCCTGTCCTCGATCGGGCGCCGTCGCGCCCCTGTCGCCGTGCTGGTAGATCGTCAGCGGCGAGCTGACGCCGAGGCGCACGCGGCTCCGCACGACCACGCTCGCGCGCCCGTGCACGTCGATCCGATCGGTGATCACGCGGCGCGGGAGGCCGCCCTCCTCCGCGACGAGCGGCGCGTACGACCAATCGACGAGGAGCCCCACCTGCGGGCGGAGCTTGCCGCGGAGGTCGAGCGACTCGGTCGTGTACCAATCGCTCCCGGGCGAGGAGGGATCGAGCGGCGTGATCGCGTAGCCGCGGGATTGCGCGCTCGCGTCGCTCGCCGACAGGATCGTCACCGCGAGCGGCGCGAGGCCGCGGTAGAGCAGCCTCTTCATCGTGGCTGTCCGCGCTTATACCTTAGGCTCGTGCACCTCCGAACGTCGTTCGCGTGCGGCGCCGCGCTCGTCGCGCTCGCCGGCGCCGCGGACGCGCAGCCGCGACGGATCGAGCGCCTCGGCTACGACACGCGCGTCGACGTCGCGGTCACGGCGACGGGCTCGGCCTGGCTCGTCGCGGCGGAGCTGCTCAAGGCGGACCTCGTCCCCGAGAAGTGCCGCTGGTGTTATCGCCGCGCGAACGGCGACTCCACGCTCAACGCCGTCGACCGCTCGGTGCGCCTCCGCTTGAAGTGGGACGACACGAAGCTCGCGGACGGCCTCTCCAACGCGCTCGCGTTCGTGATCATGCCCGCGGCCGGGATCGGCCTCCCCGCCACCGCGGCGGCGCACGACGATCACTTGCAGTACGCACCGATCGACACGCTCCTCATCGCCGAGGCCACGATCCTCGCCGCCGATCTCAACCAGCTCGTGAAGTTCGTCTTCGTGCGCGAGCGCCCGTTCGTGCACTACCTCCCGCACCTGCCCGACGGCATCCAGGGCCTCGGCGACAGCCCGTCCGACGCGAACCTCTCCTTTTACTCCGGCCACACGAACCTCGCGTTCGCGCTCGCGGCGTCGAGCGGCACCGTCGCGTTCCTGCGCGGCTACCGCCTCGCGCCGCTCGTCCTCGGCGTGCAGCTCGCGAGCGCGTTCACGGTCGGCTACCTCCGCATCGCCGCCGACAAGCACTACCTCTCCGACGTGATGGTCGGCGCCGTGGTCGGGAGCCTCGTCGGCGCGTTCGTGCCTCTCCTCTTCCATGGCCGGTCCTCGGCCGTGCCGGAGAGCGCCGTCGCCCCAACATCGCAGCGCCTCGGCATCGGCAGCATGCCGGTTCAGCTCACGCTGCCATGGTAAGCTCGAGGGGATGCGCAAACGACCGAGCTGATGAAGAACGAGCTCGACTTCACCGCGACCGCGATCGCCTCCGTCGGCAAGACCTTCGGCCGCACCGTCGGCGTCGACCCCGCCGTGCTCGACGACCAGATCACGAAGGGGAAGGTCATCCCCGGCGCGCTGGTCTGATCAGGGGACCGGCCACGTCGCGGGCGCGCCGGCGTCGCCGCGCGAGGGGCGCGAGTGGAACAGCGCCTCGAGCTTTCCGCCGCGCGGGCCCGTGAACCAGACGTCGTCGTCGTCGATCGCGACGAGCGTGCTCACGCGCTTCGCGTCGTCCGGCAGCGGGATGCCGGTCAGCGTCAGCCGATCGTTCACGAGCGAGACGCGCACGAGCTCGTCGCCCATCGCGACGACGAGCGAGCCCGAGCGCGTCGCGCTCACCGGCGCGACGCGGCTCGGCGCGATCTTCGTCCACGCGATCGTGTCGCCGCGGAGGCGTCCGACCTCGGTGCCGTCGTCGCCTTCGTGATGCAGCATGCACTCTCCGCCGGGGCCGCGGTACACGTGCGCGTCGCGGTGCTCGAGGTCGAGCCGCGTCGTCTTCCTCGTCCCGTCGATGCTCGAGCTCCACACCACGAGCTCGGAGCGCCCGCAGATGCGGTCGTCGATGAACGTGACGTCGTCGGAGAGCCGGTGCGCGGGCGGGAGCTTCGGGAGGGCCGCGCTGCTGGCATCGGTGGCGCCGGGGGCGACGAGCCAGCCGAGGGAGCGCTCTTCGCCGTCGAGGAAGAGCGCGGCCGAGCCGCCGCCGAGGAGGCCCATCGTGAGGATGTGCCCGGTGCGGCTCGTCGTCTCGCGCGGCGTGACGCGGAGGGTGGTGGTCGCGGTCGAGATCCACACGTCGTCGATGCCGGTGCCGCCGATGAACATCGGCTGCTCGTCGAGCGGCCGCATCGGCGGCGGGATCCGCGCGATGACGTCGACGCGCTCGTGGCGCGCGCCGATCGCGGAGAGCGTCCACTTGTTCGGCCCGTACTGCGCGACCGCGATCGCGTCCCCGAGCGGGTACGCGTTCGGCGTCACGCCGTCGGCGAACGTCGCGACGAGCACGAAGGGCGACGTCTCGCTCGGGCGCGCGATCGGGAGCTCGTCGCGCACGCTCGCGACCGGCGGCGGGGCCGCCGCTTCGGGGACGGCGTCGACGACGGGCGCGGGCTTCTTGCATGCAGCGAGCACGAGGAGGACAGCGGTAACGTTGCGCGTCACGTCCTACGAATAGCGCAGTCCGTCAGAACGCGTAGCGAAGGCCGGCCTGGCCGCCGAGGGTGGGGAGCACGACGTTGACGTCCCCGCGCGCCGCGACGAACGGCGTGAAGCCGCCCAGCGTGAAGAGCTCGAAGGCGAGAGTGGCGTGGAGACCGACGTACGACTTGTTCGCAGACTCGGTCGATCCGCCGAGTCGCGACAACCAGATCGACCCCGCGTCGAGCCCACCGCCGAGGTGGAAGCGCCACAGCACGATCTCCCCCGTGACACCGAGCGCGAGGCGGCGAACGCCGACGCCGAGCGCGGTGGAGAGCGCGTCGTACGTCAGCTCGCCAACCCCGTCCGCGCCGCCCCACCATCGCCGGATCCCCGCGCCGACTCCGAGACCGAAGGCGGACCCCGTCACCTCGGTGTCGAAGAGGCTGCTCCGCGCGTAGCCCCCGCTCGCGCGCACGATGACGGGCGGCCGCTTCGCGGGTAGCTCCTCCGCGCGCGGCTCCTCCGCGCTCGGCTCCTCCGCGCGCGCCGTCGCGCTCGTGACGGCGACGAGCGCGGCGGCGGCGAGGACGACGAGCCGCTTCACGGGCACACCGGTTCGTGCGACGAGGGCTCACGCCAGCCCTCGGGCGAGTCGATCGAGCTCCGCGACACGGAGACGTACGGCGCCGCCACCTGCGCGCGCGCGCAGACACCGGAGTCGCGGAGCGTCTCGCAAGTCGAGCCGAGGATGCAGAGGCTCTCGTCGACCCCGAACGCAGGCTCGGTCGTGACCGTCGTCGAGAAGTCGCAACCAGAGGTGCTCTCCTCGCTCAGGTACGTGCAGTGCACCACGCCAGCGACGAACCCCGGACAGCACTCGAGGAGCCTCCCGATCGCCTCCTCACAACGAAAGACATCGGACCGAAAATTGTCGTCATCGACCTCACGCGCCCGCGCGCTCCGCACGCTCAGGAGCAAGGCAAGGAGCAAGAGAAGAGGCAGCCTTCGCATCGCCCCAACATGATGCGCGGCGCACGAACCACAACTGACGCCGCCTGACACCGGACCACCGCCACGTTGCGCAACCGGGCGCGCCCTACGCCTCGAGATCAGCCCGAAGCCCCCGCGATCCATGATCGAGATCGCGCGCGAAATCCGGCCAAATTCGGAGTTGCGTACAACGTGGGTCTGATCTGGATCCACCGGCACGGCGGCTGCTCTCTCCACCGCCGATGACGATGCGTACGGTGCTCCTTGGTTGCCTCCTCCTCCTCACGATGATCGGCTGCGCGCCCGTCGCGCTCGACGACGAGGAGCGCGGGAGCACGAGCTCCAACCAGTTCTTCGTGAACGCCTCGCGGCGCGACCCGACCGCGCTCGAGGCGTCCCGCGTCGGGCGGGTCAACCCGGGGTGCGCCGCGTTCTTCCTCGAGAACGACGTGAACAAGACGTTCCTGATGACGGCGCGCCACTGCTTCGACTTCGACACCGAGGCGTGGTGCGCGACCGACGGCGAGATCGTTCAGGAGAACGGGACCCGCGGCCAGTGCACGCGCGTCGTCGTGGAGGACGACTCGCACGACCTCGTCGTGTTCGAGGCCGACATGAAGCACGCGGCCAAGGGGAGCACCACGCTCCGCCTCGCCTCGTACGCCCCGCGCGCGCGGACGCGCCTCACGATGATCGGCTACCCCGCGGACGCCGATCCGGACTCCGCGCGCCTCGGCGCCATCACGACGACGGAGAACTGCTGGACCCTCGGCTCCCGGATCCCGAGCTTGTACAGCGACCCTCGCTTGAACGACATGACGCTGCGCCACAACTGCTCGACCTACGGCGGCAACAGCGGCGGCCCGATGTACGTCGAGGGCACGCGCGACGTCGTGGGCCTGCCGTACACCTACATTCCCGACGACTACACTCGCCGCGAGGCGAACGACGAGACGACCGCGGCGCGCCTCGCGCTCACCTGGGACTTCGTGAACGTCTACTTCGACGTGCTCACCGCGGAAGGGATCACGATCGTGGAGACCGGCGCGGCGGCGGCGGAAGACCAGGCCGCCGGCTGAGTGGGGCGCCGAGAACACGAAGGCCCCGCGAGCGTGTGCCCGCGAGGCCTTCGGAGGTGCGTGGCGCCGGGCGGCTACTTCTTGCCGGCGACCTTGGACTTCTTGTCGCCCTGGTGGCCGTGGAAGGTGCGCGTGGGGGCGAACTCGCCGAGCTTGTGGCCGACCATGTTCTCCGTGACGAAGACCGGCACGAACTTGCGGCCGTTGTGGACCGCGAACGTGAGGCCGACCGCCTCCGGCGTGATGGTGGAGCGGCGCGACCAGGTCTTGATCACCTTCTTGGACTGCGTCGCCTGCGCGGCGGCGATCTTCTCCATGAGGTGGCCGTCGATGAAGGGGCCCTTCTTGATTGAACGAGGCATTGTCTTCTTTCCCTTGTCGCTTACTTCTGGCCGCGGCGCTTGATGATCATCGAGTCAGTGCGCTTGTTGTTGCGCGTCTTCTGACCCTTCGAGAGCTGGCCCCACGGCGAGCATGGATGCCGGCCGCCGGAGGTACGACCCTCGCCGCCGCCCATCGGGTGGTCGACCGGGTTCATCGTGACGCCGCGCTGGTGCGGGCGCTTGCCGAGCCAGCGAACGCGGCCGGCCTTGCCGAGCGAGATGTTCGCGTGCTCGATGTTCGAGACCTGGCCGATCGTCGACTGGCAGTCCTGATGGATCTTGCGGACCTCGCCCGACGGCATGCGGACCTGCGCGTAGTCGCCGTCCTTCGCCATCAGCACCGCGCCGGTGCCGGCGGAGCGGACGAGCTGCGCGCCCTTGCCCTTGCGCATCTCGAGGTTGTGGATCGTCGTGCCGAGCGGGATGTAGCGCAGCGGCATCGAGTTGCCGGGCTTGATGTCCGCGTTGCGGCTCGCGATGACCTTGTCACCGACGGTGAGGCCGTCGGGGCAGAGGATGTAGCGCTTCTCGCCGTCCGCGTAGTTGACGAGCGCGATGCGCGCGGTGCGGTTCGGGTCGTACTCGACCTGCGCGACGGTGCCGGGGATGCCGATCTTGTCGCGGCGCCAGTCGATGATGCGGTAGCGCTGCTTGTGGCCGCCGCCGCGGAAGCGGCTCGTGATGCGGCCGTGCGTGTTGCGCCCGCCGGTCGACGTCTGGTGCTCCGTGAGTGAACGCTCCGGCTTCGCGCCCTTGGTGAGCTCCTTGAAGTCGTAGCCCGAGTAGTAACGACGCGCGGGGCTCGTCGGCTTGTATTGCTTGATTCCCATGATCAGCTCTCGCTCTGCTCGGCGAAGAAGTCGATGTTCTCGCCCTCGGCGAGCGTGACGACGGCCTTCTTCCAGTTCTGCATCTTGGCGTAGCCACGGCCCATGCGGCGATCCTTGCCGCGATAGAGCATGGTGTTCACGCTCTTCACCTTCACGGAGAAGAGCTGCTGAACGGCCTCCTTGATCTGGACCTTGTTCGCGTCCCGGAGGACCTCGAACACGACCTGGTTCTTCGCACGGAGCGTGTTGCTCTTCTCCGTGAGGAAGATCGGCTTGCGGATGACGGATTCGGGGGTCATGGTCAGCCTGCCTTCTTCTCGCCGTCCGCCTTCTTGAGGCAGCGGCTCTCGAGCGCCTTCGCCGCGTCCTTCGAGAGGACGAGGGTGTCGTGGCGGAGGAGGTCGTAAACGTTCACGCCCTCGGGGGGCAGGAACTGGTGGTCCGCACAGTTGCGGATCGAGAGGCGGAGGTTCTCGTTCGCCGCGACGTCGACGACGAGCGCCTTCTTCTCCGTCTTCAGCGTGGAGAGCGTCGCGAGGAGGGCCTTCGTCTTGATCTCGCCGAGCTCGAAGCGGTCGACGATGACGAGGCGGCCTTCCTTGTTGAACTTCGAGAGCGCCGACACGAGCGCGCCGAGGCGGACCTGGCGCGGCGGACGGTAGGACCAGTCGCGGTTGCGCGGCGGGTGCGCCTGGCCGCCACCGACGAAGGTGGGGGCGCGCTTCGAGCCATGCCGCGCGTTGCCGGTGCCCTTCTGCTTGTAGAGCTTCTTCGTCGAGCCCGAGACCGCGGAGCGGTTCTTCGCCGTCGCGGAGCCCTGGCGCTTGCTCGCGAGCTGCGCCTTCACTACCTCGTAGAAGAGGTGCTCCTTGACCTCGGCGCCGAACACTTCGTCGGAGAGGTCGACGGTGCCGACCTTCTCGCGCTTCAGGTTGAAAACATCAACGGTTGCCATGATTCGCTCCTGCTCAGCGCGGGGACTTGATCTCGACGTCGACGCCGGCAGAGAGATCGAGCTTCATCAGCGCGTCGAGGGTCTGCTGGGTCGGCTCGAGGATGTCGAGGAGGCGCTTGTGCGTCCGGACCTCGAACTGCTCGCGCGACTTCTTGTCGACGTGCGGTCCGCGGAGGACGGTGTAGCGCGAGATGTGCGTCGGCAGCGGGATCGGGCCCGCGACGCGAGCCCCCGTGCGCTTCGCCGTCTCGACGATGTCGTTGGCCGACTTGTCGAGGAGCTGGTGGTCGAACGCCCGGAGGCGGATACGGATCGTGGTAGCGGAAGCCATGATTCTGGTCCTTACTCGAGGATCTTGGTGACGATGCCGGCGCCGACGGTGCGGCCGCCCTCACGGATCGCGAAGCGCATCTGCTCCTCGATGCCGACCGGGGTGATGAGCTCGATCGTCATCGTGACGTTGTCGCCCGGCATGACCATCTTCGTCCCCTCGGGGAGCTGGCACGTGCCGGTCACGTCCGTCGTCCGCATGTAGAACTGCGGGCGGTAGTTCGTGAAGAACGGCGTGTGGCGGCCGCCCTCCTCCTTCTTCAGGACGTAGACCTCGCCCATGAACTTCTTGTGCGGCGTCACCGTGCCCGGCTTGCACAGGATCTGACCGCGCTCCACGTCGTCCTTCTCGATGCCGCGGAGGAGCACGCCGATGTTGTCACCCGCGCGGCCCTCGTCGAGCAGCTTGCGGAACATCTCGACGCCCGTAACGGTGGTCTTCCGCGTCTCGCGGAAGCCGAGGATCTCCACCTCTTCGCCCGTCTTCACCACCCCGCGCTCGACGCGGCCCGTCACGACCGTGCCGCGGCCCTTGATCGAGAACACGTCCTCGATCGCCATCAGGAACGGCTTGTCGATGTCGCGCACCGGATCCGGGATCTGCGTGTCGAGCGCCGCGATGAGGTCGCCGATCGAGTTCTCCCACTTCTCTTCGCCGTTGAGCGCCGGGAACGCCGCCACCTGCACGACCTTCGCGTTGTCGCCGTCGAACTTGTTCTTCGAGAGGAGCTCGCGCACCTCCATCTCGACCAGCTCCAGCATCTCCTTGTCCTCCACCGCGTCGCACTTGTTCAGCGCGACCACGATGTGCTGGAGACCGACCTGCCGCGCGAGGAGAACGTGCTCGCGCGTCTGCGGCATGACCGAGTCGAGCGCGCTCACGACGAGGATCGCCCCGTCCATCTGCGCCGCGCCCGTGATCATGTTCTTGATGTAGTCCGCGTGGCCCGGGCAATCGACGTGCGCGTAGTGCCGCGTCGGCGACTCGTACTCGACGTGCGACACCGCGATCGTCACCGTCTTCGTCGCGTCGCGGACCGTACCGCCCTTCGCGATGTCCGCGTAGCTGATGACCTTCGCGAGGCCCTTCTTCGACTGGACCTTCACGAGGGCAGCCGTGAGCGTCGTCTTGCCGTGGTCGATGTGACCGATCGTGCCGACGTTGACGTGGGGCTTCGTACGATTGAATTTTTCCTTGGCCATCTCTTTATCCTTGGACTCGTTTAGGCGGTGCCCTTGACCTTCGCGACGACCTCTTCCTGGATCGCGGCGGGGACGGGGGCGTAGTGCGAGAAGTGGAGTGACGACGTCGCGCGGCCCTGCGTGAGGCTGCGGAGGTCGGTGACGTAACCGAACATCGACGCGAGCGGGACCTCGGAGTCGATGACCTGCGCGTTGCCGCGCTGGCTCATGCCGAGGATCTTGCCGCGCCGCGAGTTGAGGTCGCCGATGACGTCGCCCATGTACTGCTCGGGGACGACGACCTCGTTCTTCATGATCGGCTCGAGCAGGTGGAGCTGAGCCTTCTTCGCGCCCTCCTGGAAGCAGAGGGAGGCCGCGATCTCGAACGCCGCCGCGCTCGAGTCGACGTCGTGGTAGCTGCCGTCGGTGACGGTCGCCTTCATGTCGACGAGGGGGAACCCCGCGAGGACGCCGCGCGCCATCGCGTCCTTCACGCCCTTCTCGATCGCGGGGATGAACTCCTTCGGGATCACGCCGCCGACGATGCCGTTCTCGAAGACGAAGCCGGTGCCGCGCTCGCCGGGCTCGATCGTCATGATGACGTGGCCGTACTGGCCGCGGCCGCCCGACTGCTTCGCGTACTTGTACTCGCAGGGGACCTTCTTGCCGATCGCCTCGCGGTATGCGACCTCGGGCTTGCCGACGTTCGACTCGACCTTGAACTCGCGGCGGAGGCGGTCGCAGATGATGTCGAGGTGGAGCTCGCCCATGCCGCTGATGATGGTCTGGCCCGACTCCTCGTCGGTGTGGACGCGGAAGGAGGGGTCCTCCGTCGCGAGCTTCTGGAGCGCGACGCCGAGCTTCTCGACGTCGGCCTTGGTCTTCGGCTCGACCGCGATGCTGATGACGGGCTCCGGGAAGATCATCTTCTCGAGGAGGATGGGCTTCTTCTCGTCG encodes:
- a CDS encoding phosphatase PAP2 family protein encodes the protein MKRVAFAAAVALTLVSKDARADQEKTVQWNDAWPRARWWEVVNVFALTGGSALINQAPAQPEANWKGPILLDAPARRLFRATTFIGQKRAAVLSDYLYRGMVVTPYVVDNFIAALGVHQNADVALQMTLIDMQSLGLSGVITLGLQHMIGRQRPYVSGCKTADGTDDAGFSYCGGADDFKSFWSGHTAAMFTMAGLTCVHHQHLPLYGGGAPDALACAVMTGLAGVGSVMRVVSDRHWLSDVLFGGALGMFNGYVVPLLLHYGVGWNRPAIPTTLQTSFGRVVPVPQVYEGGAGLGFSVF
- a CDS encoding phosphatase PAP2 family protein, whose translation is MHLRTSFACGAALVALAGAADAQPRRIERLGYDTRVDVAVTATGSAWLVAAELLKADLVPEKCRWCYRRANGDSTLNAVDRSVRLRLKWDDTKLADGLSNALAFVIMPAAGIGLPATAAAHDDHLQYAPIDTLLIAEATILAADLNQLVKFVFVRERPFVHYLPHLPDGIQGLGDSPSDANLSFYSGHTNLAFALAASSGTVAFLRGYRLAPLVLGVQLASAFTVGYLRIAADKHYLSDVMVGAVVGSLVGAFVPLLFHGRSSAVPESAVAPTSQRLGIGSMPVQLTLPW
- a CDS encoding trypsin-like peptidase domain-containing protein — translated: MTMRTVLLGCLLLLTMIGCAPVALDDEERGSTSSNQFFVNASRRDPTALEASRVGRVNPGCAAFFLENDVNKTFLMTARHCFDFDTEAWCATDGEIVQENGTRGQCTRVVVEDDSHDLVVFEADMKHAAKGSTTLRLASYAPRARTRLTMIGYPADADPDSARLGAITTTENCWTLGSRIPSLYSDPRLNDMTLRHNCSTYGGNSGGPMYVEGTRDVVGLPYTYIPDDYTRREANDETTAARLALTWDFVNVYFDVLTAEGITIVETGAAAAEDQAAG
- the rpsS gene encoding 30S ribosomal protein S19, with translation MPRSIKKGPFIDGHLMEKIAAAQATQSKKVIKTWSRRSTITPEAVGLTFAVHNGRKFVPVFVTENMVGHKLGEFAPTRTFHGHQGDKKSKVAGKK
- the rplB gene encoding 50S ribosomal protein L2 produces the protein MGIKQYKPTSPARRYYSGYDFKELTKGAKPERSLTEHQTSTGGRNTHGRITSRFRGGGHKQRYRIIDWRRDKIGIPGTVAQVEYDPNRTARIALVNYADGEKRYILCPDGLTVGDKVIASRNADIKPGNSMPLRYIPLGTTIHNLEMRKGKGAQLVRSAGTGAVLMAKDGDYAQVRMPSGEVRKIHQDCQSTIGQVSNIEHANISLGKAGRVRWLGKRPHQRGVTMNPVDHPMGGGEGRTSGGRHPCSPWGQLSKGQKTRNNKRTDSMIIKRRGQK
- a CDS encoding 50S ribosomal protein L23, which gives rise to MTPESVIRKPIFLTEKSNTLRAKNQVVFEVLRDANKVQIKEAVQQLFSVKVKSVNTMLYRGKDRRMGRGYAKMQNWKKAVVTLAEGENIDFFAEQSES
- the rplD gene encoding 50S ribosomal protein L4; the encoded protein is MATVDVFNLKREKVGTVDLSDEVFGAEVKEHLFYEVVKAQLASKRQGSATAKNRSAVSGSTKKLYKQKGTGNARHGSKRAPTFVGGGQAHPPRNRDWSYRPPRQVRLGALVSALSKFNKEGRLVIVDRFELGEIKTKALLATLSTLKTEKKALVVDVAANENLRLSIRNCADHQFLPPEGVNVYDLLRHDTLVLSKDAAKALESRCLKKADGEKKAG
- the rpsJ gene encoding 30S ribosomal protein S10 is translated as MASATTIRIRLRAFDHQLLDKSANDIVETAKRTGARVAGPIPLPTHISRYTVLRGPHVDKKSREQFEVRTHKRLLDILEPTQQTLDALMKLDLSAGVDVEIKSPR